In Miscanthus floridulus cultivar M001 chromosome 5, ASM1932011v1, whole genome shotgun sequence, one genomic interval encodes:
- the LOC136453504 gene encoding zinc finger CCCH domain-containing protein 11 codes for MPPKKAAPSKAELAKKQKVVEDKTFGLKNKNKSKNVQKYVQSLHQAVQPKPDPSQTAAKKKKEEEKAREKELNDLFKVAVSQPKVPVGVDPKSIVCEFFKAGQCQKGFKCKFSHDLNVQRKGEKIDIYTDKRDAETMEDWDQETLEKVVESKKTEYQQNKPTDIVCKYFLDAVEKKQYGWFWVCPNGGKECHYRHALPPGYVLKSQMKALLEEESEKIAIEDEIEDQRKKTKTTTPMTTELFMEWKRKKAEEREAGQAALKAERAKNDRMSGRELFMADASVFVDDAEAYEVYEREEEPEATEESSNKIQDAGPSSSTSNGKEVEEPDDEDIDVDDDLDIDELNELEASLSRTSIQIREPGEGTSS; via the exons ATGCCGCCGAAGAAAGCGGCGCCGTCGAAGGCGGAGCTGGCCAAGAAGCAGAAGGTCGTGGAGGACAAGaccttcgggctcaagaacaagaacaagagcaagaacgTCCAGAAGTACGTCCAGTCCCTGCACCAGGCCGTCCAGCCCAAGCCTGACCCGTCCCAGACCGCCGCCAAG aagaagaaggaggaggagaaggcgcGCGAGAAGGAGCTTAATGATCTGTTCAAGGTTGCCGTCAGCCAACCCAAGGTCCCTGTTG GTGTTGATCCCAAGTCAATAGTGTGTGAGTTCTTTAAGGCTGGCCAATGCCAGAAGGGTTTTAAGTGCAAATTCTCTCATGACCTGAATGTCCAGAGGAAGGGTGAAAAGATTGATATCTACACAGACAAGCGTGATGCAG AAACCATGGAGGACTGGGATCAGGAAACTCTCGAGAAGGTTGTTGAATCTAAAAAGACGGAGTATCAGCAAAACAAACCTACCGATATT GTATGCAAATACTTTCTTGACGCTGTGGAGAAGAAACAGTATGGATGGTTCTGGGTTTGCCCAAATGGTGGCAAAGAGTGCCATTACAGGCATGCCCTTCCGCCCGGATACGTACTGAAATCACAAATGAAGGCCTTACTAGAGGAAGAGAGTGAGAAGATAGCTATTGAAGATGAGATTGAAGATCAG CGTAAAAAAACAAAGACTACAACCCCTATGACGACGGAATTATTCATGGAATGGAAGAGGAAGAAGGCAGAAGAAAGAGAAGCTGGTCAGGCTGCCTTGAAAGCAGAGAGGGCTAAGAATGATCGCATGAG TGGTCGTGAGTTGTTCATGGCTGATGCAAGTGTGTTCGTTGATGATGCTGAAGCATATGAAGTATATGAGAGAGAGGAAGAGCCTGAGGCCACTGAAGAATCG AGCAATAAAATTCAGGATGCAGGTCCAAGTTCATCAACATCTAATGGCAAGGAGGTTGAGGAGCCTGACGATGAAGATATCGATGTTGACGATGACTTAGACATTGATGAATTGAATGAACTTGAAGCAAGCCTGTCGAGAACTTCCATCCAAATTCGAGAGCCTGGCGAGGGAACATCATCTTGA